The Miscanthus floridulus cultivar M001 chromosome 17, ASM1932011v1, whole genome shotgun sequence genome has a window encoding:
- the LOC136518916 gene encoding uncharacterized protein — translation MPRVVVGGGAAYKGGIKGYWKRRGYDRLDAAAAQRRPRLPTAELGGGEAQPKPQRRGWRVRRRRAGVLGRRLLRALSPLRLLARLRDAYVNAMLRLASSAAVAGYGAAGPYCTAADPFARPRPLTREYDEKALVEIYRSILARGSEAGPPVLAAARLPAAV, via the coding sequence ATGCCAAGAGTCGTcgtcggcggtggcgcggcctACAAGGGCGGCATCAAGGGCTACTGGAAGCGCCGCGGCTACGACCGGCTCGACGCGGCCGCGGCGCAGCGCCGCCCGCGCCTCCCGACCGCGGAGCTCGGTGGCGGCGAGGCGCAGCCAAAGCCGCAGCGTCGCGGGTGGCGCGTTCGCCGCCGGCGCGCGGGCGTGCTCGGCCGGCGCCTCCTGCGCGCGCTCTCGCCGCTGCGGCTGCTGGCGCGGCTCCGCGACGCCTACGTGAacgccatgctccgcctcgcgtCCTCCGCCGCCGTGGCCGGCTACGGCGCCGCCGGCCCGTACTGCACCGCGGCCGACCCGTTCGCAAGGCCGCGGCCGCTCACCAGGGAGTACGACGAGAAGGcgctcgtcgagatctacagatCCATCCTCGCGCGCGGCAGCGAGGCCGGGCCGCCGGTGCTCGCCGCCGCGCGGCTGCCCGCGGCGGTCTGA